A genomic segment from Oncorhynchus kisutch isolate 150728-3 unplaced genomic scaffold, Okis_V2 scaffold3051, whole genome shotgun sequence encodes:
- the LOC109884570 gene encoding cleavage and polyadenylation specificity factor subunit 6 isoform X1, with amino-acid sequence MADGVDHIDIYADVEEDFNQESDYPAHDQIDLYDDVISPSANNNGDAPEDRDYLDNLPPPAGSEGNKSTPPNVVYTYTGKRIALYIGNLTWWTTDEDLTDAIGSIGIKDLLEIKFFENRANGQSKGFALVCVGSDTSSRKLLDLLAKRELHGQNPIVTPCNKQSLSQFEMQSRKSPGTSGGQMSGDGKAGPPTMGPRGGFPMGMGRGRGRFPGPPGPGGDRFPGPIGPGGPPPHFPGSGMRPPELINHRHQEGHLMDMNFNCFPPGRDGNWRPRGGMQGPPRPPPGPLGPPGPLGPPPPGQGLPPPMQGPPNRGDRPPPPVMFPGQFGQPPMGPLPPGPPPHGFGPPPGPPPPQQGPPPPGHFPPRPPGPLGPPLALAPPPHMTGPRPGGPPPAPHVNPAFFPPPGGPNNMGGPPGGDGRGPNGPNDPYGRPPPYDRGDFGPAGSNQRPPLICEFDLRAPLPRGCPDPWINEGLVDLKNGGQHLHNASDPGEMESARTPLSEAEFEEIMNRNRAISSSAISRAVSDASAADYGSAIETLVTAISLIKQSKVSADDRCKVLISSLQDCLHGIENKSYGSASSSAPKRRERSRERDHSRSREKSRRHKSRSRDRHEDYYRERSRERERHRGDRERERERDREREYRHR; translated from the exons ATGGCTGACGGAGTTGATCACATCGACATCTACGCCGATGTTGAAGAGGATTTCAACCAG gaatcAGACTACCCTGCCCATGACCAGATAGACTTGTATGACGATGTTATCTCTCCTTCGGCCAATAATAACGGAGACGCACCTGAGGACCGGGACTACCTGGACAACCTACCCCCACCTGCTGGCTCCGAGGGGAACAAGAGCACCCCGCCCAACGTGGTTTACACGTACACTGGCAAGCGGATCGCCCTGTACATAGGCAATCTCACATGG TGGACAACAGACGAAGATTTGACAGACGCCATTGGATCAATAGGCATTAAGGATCTGCTGGAGATCAAGTTCTTTGAGAACAGAGCCAACGGCCAGAGTAAAGG GTTTGCCCTGGTGTGTGTGGGCTCAGACACGTCCTCTAGGAAGCTACTGGACCTGCTGGCTAAACGGGAGCTCCACGGACAGAACCCCATTGTTACCCCCTGCAACAAACAGTCCCTCAGCCAGTTCGAGATGCAGTCTCGGAAAA GCCCAGGTACATCGGGTGGGCAGATGTCCGGAGATGGGAAGGCGGGACCCCCCACCATGGGCCCCCGCGGTGGCTTCCCCATGGGCATGGGTAGGGGCCGAGGCCGCTTCCCCGGGCCTCCTGGTCCTGGAGGAGACCGCTTCCCTGGGCCCATCGGACCCGGAGGGCCCCCGCCTCACTTCCCAG GGTCGGGGATGAGGCCACCTGAACTCATTAACCATAGACACCAAGAAGGCCACCTGATGGATATGAATTTCAATTGCTTCCCGCCGGGACGTGATGGGAATTGGCGACCCAGAG GTGGTATGCAGGGCCCACCTCGACCCCCTCCTGGACCACTAGGTCCCCCTGGACCCCTAGGCCCCCCTCCCCCAGGACAGGGCCTCCCCCCTCCCATGCAAGGCCCCCCCAACCGTGGCGACCGCCCCCCACCCCCGGTCATGTTCCCCGGCCAGTTCGGCCAGCCCCCCATGGGTCCTCTCCCCCCTGGCCCTCCCCCACACGGCTTCGGCCCTCCTCCCGGCCCCCCACCTCCCCAACAGGGCCCTCCACCCCCGGGTCATTTCCCTCCTCGCCCCCCCGGGCCCCTTGGACCACCTCTGGCCCTCGCTCCCCCACCACACATGACTGGGCCCCGACCTGGAGGCCCCCCACCGGCTCCCCATGTCAACCCAGCGTTCTTCCCTCCTCCTGGGGGTCCTAACAACATGGGGGGCCCTCCTGGAGGAGACGGCAGGGGCCCCAACGGGCCCAACGACCCCTATGGACGGCCACCTCCGTATGACCGGGGAGACTTCGGCCCCGCCGGCAG TAACCAGCGTCCCCCGCTAATCTGTGAGTTTGACCTCAGGGCCCCCCTGCCCCGCGGCTGCCCAGACCCCTGGATTAACGAGGGTTTGGTCGATCTGAAAAATGGCGGCCAGCACTTGCACAATGCGAGTGACCCAGG GGAGATGGAGTCGGCGCGGACACCGCTGAGCGAGGCAGAGTTTGAGGAGATCATGAACCGGAACCGAGCCATCTCCAGTAGTGCCATCTCTAGGGCGGTGTCAGATGCTAGCGCTG ctGACTACGGCAGTGCCATAGAGACTCTGGTGACAGCCATCTCTCTGATCAAGCAGTCCAAGGTCTCTGCTGACGACCGTTGTAAAGTCCTCATCAGCTCTCTACAGGACTGTCTCCACGGCATCGAGAACAAGTCCTACGGCTCTGCCTCCAG TTCTGCCCCTAAAAGACGCGAGAGGTCGAGGGAGCGTGACCACAGCCGATCCCGGGAGAAGAGCCGGCGCCACAAGTCCCGTAGCCGCGACCGCCATGAGGACTACTACCGCGAACGCAGCCGGGAGAGAGAACGGCACCGCGGGGACAGAGAACGAGAACGTGAAAGAGACCGTGAGAGGGAGTACCGACATCGTTAG
- the LOC109884570 gene encoding cleavage and polyadenylation specificity factor subunit 6 isoform X3 translates to MADGVDHIDIYADVEEDFNQESDYPAHDQIDLYDDVISPSANNNGDAPEDRDYLDNLPPPAGSEGNKSTPPNVVYTYTGKRIALYIGNLTWWTTDEDLTDAIGSIGIKDLLEIKFFENRANGQSKGFALVCVGSDTSSRKLLDLLAKRELHGQNPIVTPCNKQSLSQFEMQSRKSPGTSGGQMSGDGKAGPPTMGPRGGFPMGMGRGRGRFPGPPGPGGDRFPGPIGPGGPPPHFPGSGMRPPELINHRHQEGHLMDMNFNCFPPGRDGNWRPRGGMQGPPRPPPGPLGPPGPLGPPPPGQGLPPPMQGPPNRGDRPPPPVMFPGQFGQPPMGPLPPGPPPHGFGPPPGPPPPQQGPPPPGHFPPRPPGPLGPPLALAPPPHMTGPRPGGPPPAPHVNPAFFPPPGGPNNMGGPPGGDGRGPNGPNDPYGRPPPYDRGDFGPAGSNQRPPLICEFDLRAPLPRGCPDPWINEGLVDLKNGGQHLHNASDPGEMESARTPLSEAEFEEIMNRNRAISSSAISRAVSDASAADYGSAIETLVTAISLIKQSKVSADDRCKVLISSLQDCLHGIENKSYGSASRRERSRERDHSRSREKSRRHKSRSRDRHEDYYRERSRERERHRGDRERERERDREREYRHR, encoded by the exons ATGGCTGACGGAGTTGATCACATCGACATCTACGCCGATGTTGAAGAGGATTTCAACCAG gaatcAGACTACCCTGCCCATGACCAGATAGACTTGTATGACGATGTTATCTCTCCTTCGGCCAATAATAACGGAGACGCACCTGAGGACCGGGACTACCTGGACAACCTACCCCCACCTGCTGGCTCCGAGGGGAACAAGAGCACCCCGCCCAACGTGGTTTACACGTACACTGGCAAGCGGATCGCCCTGTACATAGGCAATCTCACATGG TGGACAACAGACGAAGATTTGACAGACGCCATTGGATCAATAGGCATTAAGGATCTGCTGGAGATCAAGTTCTTTGAGAACAGAGCCAACGGCCAGAGTAAAGG GTTTGCCCTGGTGTGTGTGGGCTCAGACACGTCCTCTAGGAAGCTACTGGACCTGCTGGCTAAACGGGAGCTCCACGGACAGAACCCCATTGTTACCCCCTGCAACAAACAGTCCCTCAGCCAGTTCGAGATGCAGTCTCGGAAAA GCCCAGGTACATCGGGTGGGCAGATGTCCGGAGATGGGAAGGCGGGACCCCCCACCATGGGCCCCCGCGGTGGCTTCCCCATGGGCATGGGTAGGGGCCGAGGCCGCTTCCCCGGGCCTCCTGGTCCTGGAGGAGACCGCTTCCCTGGGCCCATCGGACCCGGAGGGCCCCCGCCTCACTTCCCAG GGTCGGGGATGAGGCCACCTGAACTCATTAACCATAGACACCAAGAAGGCCACCTGATGGATATGAATTTCAATTGCTTCCCGCCGGGACGTGATGGGAATTGGCGACCCAGAG GTGGTATGCAGGGCCCACCTCGACCCCCTCCTGGACCACTAGGTCCCCCTGGACCCCTAGGCCCCCCTCCCCCAGGACAGGGCCTCCCCCCTCCCATGCAAGGCCCCCCCAACCGTGGCGACCGCCCCCCACCCCCGGTCATGTTCCCCGGCCAGTTCGGCCAGCCCCCCATGGGTCCTCTCCCCCCTGGCCCTCCCCCACACGGCTTCGGCCCTCCTCCCGGCCCCCCACCTCCCCAACAGGGCCCTCCACCCCCGGGTCATTTCCCTCCTCGCCCCCCCGGGCCCCTTGGACCACCTCTGGCCCTCGCTCCCCCACCACACATGACTGGGCCCCGACCTGGAGGCCCCCCACCGGCTCCCCATGTCAACCCAGCGTTCTTCCCTCCTCCTGGGGGTCCTAACAACATGGGGGGCCCTCCTGGAGGAGACGGCAGGGGCCCCAACGGGCCCAACGACCCCTATGGACGGCCACCTCCGTATGACCGGGGAGACTTCGGCCCCGCCGGCAG TAACCAGCGTCCCCCGCTAATCTGTGAGTTTGACCTCAGGGCCCCCCTGCCCCGCGGCTGCCCAGACCCCTGGATTAACGAGGGTTTGGTCGATCTGAAAAATGGCGGCCAGCACTTGCACAATGCGAGTGACCCAGG GGAGATGGAGTCGGCGCGGACACCGCTGAGCGAGGCAGAGTTTGAGGAGATCATGAACCGGAACCGAGCCATCTCCAGTAGTGCCATCTCTAGGGCGGTGTCAGATGCTAGCGCTG ctGACTACGGCAGTGCCATAGAGACTCTGGTGACAGCCATCTCTCTGATCAAGCAGTCCAAGGTCTCTGCTGACGACCGTTGTAAAGTCCTCATCAGCTCTCTACAGGACTGTCTCCACGGCATCGAGAACAAGTCCTACGGCTCTGCCTCCAG ACGCGAGAGGTCGAGGGAGCGTGACCACAGCCGATCCCGGGAGAAGAGCCGGCGCCACAAGTCCCGTAGCCGCGACCGCCATGAGGACTACTACCGCGAACGCAGCCGGGAGAGAGAACGGCACCGCGGGGACAGAGAACGAGAACGTGAAAGAGACCGTGAGAGGGAGTACCGACATCGTTAG
- the LOC109884570 gene encoding cleavage and polyadenylation specificity factor subunit 6 isoform X5 — protein MADGVDHIDIYADVEEDFNQESDYPAHDQIDLYDDVISPSANNNGDAPEDRDYLDNLPPPAGSEGNKSTPPNVVYTYTGKRIALYIGNLTWWTTDEDLTDAIGSIGIKDLLEIKFFENRANGQSKGFALVCVGSDTSSRKLLDLLAKRELHGQNPIVTPCNKQSLSQFEMQSRKSPGTSGGQMSGDGKAGPPTMGPRGGFPMGMGRGRGRFPGPPGPGGDRFPGPIGPGGPPPHFPGSGMRPPELINHRHQEGHLMDMNFNCFPPGRDGNWRPRGGMQGPPRPPPGPLGPPGPLGPPPPGQGLPPPMQGPPNRGDRPPPPVMFPGQFGQPPMGPLPPGPPPHGFGPPPGPPPPQQGPPPPGHFPPRPPGPLGPPLALAPPPHMTGPRPGGPPPAPHVNPAFFPPPGGPNNMGGPPGGDGRGPNGPNDPYGRPPPYDRGDFGPAGREMESARTPLSEAEFEEIMNRNRAISSSAISRAVSDASAADYGSAIETLVTAISLIKQSKVSADDRCKVLISSLQDCLHGIENKSYGSASSSAPKRRERSRERDHSRSREKSRRHKSRSRDRHEDYYRERSRERERHRGDRERERERDREREYRHR, from the exons ATGGCTGACGGAGTTGATCACATCGACATCTACGCCGATGTTGAAGAGGATTTCAACCAG gaatcAGACTACCCTGCCCATGACCAGATAGACTTGTATGACGATGTTATCTCTCCTTCGGCCAATAATAACGGAGACGCACCTGAGGACCGGGACTACCTGGACAACCTACCCCCACCTGCTGGCTCCGAGGGGAACAAGAGCACCCCGCCCAACGTGGTTTACACGTACACTGGCAAGCGGATCGCCCTGTACATAGGCAATCTCACATGG TGGACAACAGACGAAGATTTGACAGACGCCATTGGATCAATAGGCATTAAGGATCTGCTGGAGATCAAGTTCTTTGAGAACAGAGCCAACGGCCAGAGTAAAGG GTTTGCCCTGGTGTGTGTGGGCTCAGACACGTCCTCTAGGAAGCTACTGGACCTGCTGGCTAAACGGGAGCTCCACGGACAGAACCCCATTGTTACCCCCTGCAACAAACAGTCCCTCAGCCAGTTCGAGATGCAGTCTCGGAAAA GCCCAGGTACATCGGGTGGGCAGATGTCCGGAGATGGGAAGGCGGGACCCCCCACCATGGGCCCCCGCGGTGGCTTCCCCATGGGCATGGGTAGGGGCCGAGGCCGCTTCCCCGGGCCTCCTGGTCCTGGAGGAGACCGCTTCCCTGGGCCCATCGGACCCGGAGGGCCCCCGCCTCACTTCCCAG GGTCGGGGATGAGGCCACCTGAACTCATTAACCATAGACACCAAGAAGGCCACCTGATGGATATGAATTTCAATTGCTTCCCGCCGGGACGTGATGGGAATTGGCGACCCAGAG GTGGTATGCAGGGCCCACCTCGACCCCCTCCTGGACCACTAGGTCCCCCTGGACCCCTAGGCCCCCCTCCCCCAGGACAGGGCCTCCCCCCTCCCATGCAAGGCCCCCCCAACCGTGGCGACCGCCCCCCACCCCCGGTCATGTTCCCCGGCCAGTTCGGCCAGCCCCCCATGGGTCCTCTCCCCCCTGGCCCTCCCCCACACGGCTTCGGCCCTCCTCCCGGCCCCCCACCTCCCCAACAGGGCCCTCCACCCCCGGGTCATTTCCCTCCTCGCCCCCCCGGGCCCCTTGGACCACCTCTGGCCCTCGCTCCCCCACCACACATGACTGGGCCCCGACCTGGAGGCCCCCCACCGGCTCCCCATGTCAACCCAGCGTTCTTCCCTCCTCCTGGGGGTCCTAACAACATGGGGGGCCCTCCTGGAGGAGACGGCAGGGGCCCCAACGGGCCCAACGACCCCTATGGACGGCCACCTCCGTATGACCGGGGAGACTTCGGCCCCGCCGGCAG GGAGATGGAGTCGGCGCGGACACCGCTGAGCGAGGCAGAGTTTGAGGAGATCATGAACCGGAACCGAGCCATCTCCAGTAGTGCCATCTCTAGGGCGGTGTCAGATGCTAGCGCTG ctGACTACGGCAGTGCCATAGAGACTCTGGTGACAGCCATCTCTCTGATCAAGCAGTCCAAGGTCTCTGCTGACGACCGTTGTAAAGTCCTCATCAGCTCTCTACAGGACTGTCTCCACGGCATCGAGAACAAGTCCTACGGCTCTGCCTCCAG TTCTGCCCCTAAAAGACGCGAGAGGTCGAGGGAGCGTGACCACAGCCGATCCCGGGAGAAGAGCCGGCGCCACAAGTCCCGTAGCCGCGACCGCCATGAGGACTACTACCGCGAACGCAGCCGGGAGAGAGAACGGCACCGCGGGGACAGAGAACGAGAACGTGAAAGAGACCGTGAGAGGGAGTACCGACATCGTTAG
- the LOC109884570 gene encoding cleavage and polyadenylation specificity factor subunit 6 isoform X4 translates to MADGVDHIDIYADVEEDFNQESDYPAHDQIDLYDDVISPSANNNGDAPEDRDYLDNLPPPAGSEGNKSTPPNVVYTYTGKRIALYIGNLTWWTTDEDLTDAIGSIGIKDLLEIKFFENRANGQSKGFALVCVGSDTSSRKLLDLLAKRELHGQNPIVTPCNKQSLSQFEMQSRKSTSGGQMSGDGKAGPPTMGPRGGFPMGMGRGRGRFPGPPGPGGDRFPGPIGPGGPPPHFPGSGMRPPELINHRHQEGHLMDMNFNCFPPGRDGNWRPRGGMQGPPRPPPGPLGPPGPLGPPPPGQGLPPPMQGPPNRGDRPPPPVMFPGQFGQPPMGPLPPGPPPHGFGPPPGPPPPQQGPPPPGHFPPRPPGPLGPPLALAPPPHMTGPRPGGPPPAPHVNPAFFPPPGGPNNMGGPPGGDGRGPNGPNDPYGRPPPYDRGDFGPAGSNQRPPLICEFDLRAPLPRGCPDPWINEGLVDLKNGGQHLHNASDPGEMESARTPLSEAEFEEIMNRNRAISSSAISRAVSDASAADYGSAIETLVTAISLIKQSKVSADDRCKVLISSLQDCLHGIENKSYGSASRRERSRERDHSRSREKSRRHKSRSRDRHEDYYRERSRERERHRGDRERERERDREREYRHR, encoded by the exons ATGGCTGACGGAGTTGATCACATCGACATCTACGCCGATGTTGAAGAGGATTTCAACCAG gaatcAGACTACCCTGCCCATGACCAGATAGACTTGTATGACGATGTTATCTCTCCTTCGGCCAATAATAACGGAGACGCACCTGAGGACCGGGACTACCTGGACAACCTACCCCCACCTGCTGGCTCCGAGGGGAACAAGAGCACCCCGCCCAACGTGGTTTACACGTACACTGGCAAGCGGATCGCCCTGTACATAGGCAATCTCACATGG TGGACAACAGACGAAGATTTGACAGACGCCATTGGATCAATAGGCATTAAGGATCTGCTGGAGATCAAGTTCTTTGAGAACAGAGCCAACGGCCAGAGTAAAGG GTTTGCCCTGGTGTGTGTGGGCTCAGACACGTCCTCTAGGAAGCTACTGGACCTGCTGGCTAAACGGGAGCTCCACGGACAGAACCCCATTGTTACCCCCTGCAACAAACAGTCCCTCAGCCAGTTCGAGATGCAGTCTCGGAAAA GTACATCGGGTGGGCAGATGTCCGGAGATGGGAAGGCGGGACCCCCCACCATGGGCCCCCGCGGTGGCTTCCCCATGGGCATGGGTAGGGGCCGAGGCCGCTTCCCCGGGCCTCCTGGTCCTGGAGGAGACCGCTTCCCTGGGCCCATCGGACCCGGAGGGCCCCCGCCTCACTTCCCAG GGTCGGGGATGAGGCCACCTGAACTCATTAACCATAGACACCAAGAAGGCCACCTGATGGATATGAATTTCAATTGCTTCCCGCCGGGACGTGATGGGAATTGGCGACCCAGAG GTGGTATGCAGGGCCCACCTCGACCCCCTCCTGGACCACTAGGTCCCCCTGGACCCCTAGGCCCCCCTCCCCCAGGACAGGGCCTCCCCCCTCCCATGCAAGGCCCCCCCAACCGTGGCGACCGCCCCCCACCCCCGGTCATGTTCCCCGGCCAGTTCGGCCAGCCCCCCATGGGTCCTCTCCCCCCTGGCCCTCCCCCACACGGCTTCGGCCCTCCTCCCGGCCCCCCACCTCCCCAACAGGGCCCTCCACCCCCGGGTCATTTCCCTCCTCGCCCCCCCGGGCCCCTTGGACCACCTCTGGCCCTCGCTCCCCCACCACACATGACTGGGCCCCGACCTGGAGGCCCCCCACCGGCTCCCCATGTCAACCCAGCGTTCTTCCCTCCTCCTGGGGGTCCTAACAACATGGGGGGCCCTCCTGGAGGAGACGGCAGGGGCCCCAACGGGCCCAACGACCCCTATGGACGGCCACCTCCGTATGACCGGGGAGACTTCGGCCCCGCCGGCAG TAACCAGCGTCCCCCGCTAATCTGTGAGTTTGACCTCAGGGCCCCCCTGCCCCGCGGCTGCCCAGACCCCTGGATTAACGAGGGTTTGGTCGATCTGAAAAATGGCGGCCAGCACTTGCACAATGCGAGTGACCCAGG GGAGATGGAGTCGGCGCGGACACCGCTGAGCGAGGCAGAGTTTGAGGAGATCATGAACCGGAACCGAGCCATCTCCAGTAGTGCCATCTCTAGGGCGGTGTCAGATGCTAGCGCTG ctGACTACGGCAGTGCCATAGAGACTCTGGTGACAGCCATCTCTCTGATCAAGCAGTCCAAGGTCTCTGCTGACGACCGTTGTAAAGTCCTCATCAGCTCTCTACAGGACTGTCTCCACGGCATCGAGAACAAGTCCTACGGCTCTGCCTCCAG ACGCGAGAGGTCGAGGGAGCGTGACCACAGCCGATCCCGGGAGAAGAGCCGGCGCCACAAGTCCCGTAGCCGCGACCGCCATGAGGACTACTACCGCGAACGCAGCCGGGAGAGAGAACGGCACCGCGGGGACAGAGAACGAGAACGTGAAAGAGACCGTGAGAGGGAGTACCGACATCGTTAG
- the LOC109884570 gene encoding cleavage and polyadenylation specificity factor subunit 6 isoform X6 translates to MADGVDHIDIYADVEEDFNQESDYPAHDQIDLYDDVISPSANNNGDAPEDRDYLDNLPPPAGSEGNKSTPPNVVYTYTGKRIALYIGNLTWWTTDEDLTDAIGSIGIKDLLEIKFFENRANGQSKGFALVCVGSDTSSRKLLDLLAKRELHGQNPIVTPCNKQSLSQFEMQSRKSTSGGQMSGDGKAGPPTMGPRGGFPMGMGRGRGRFPGPPGPGGDRFPGPIGPGGPPPHFPGSGMRPPELINHRHQEGHLMDMNFNCFPPGRDGNWRPRGGMQGPPRPPPGPLGPPGPLGPPPPGQGLPPPMQGPPNRGDRPPPPVMFPGQFGQPPMGPLPPGPPPHGFGPPPGPPPPQQGPPPPGHFPPRPPGPLGPPLALAPPPHMTGPRPGGPPPAPHVNPAFFPPPGGPNNMGGPPGGDGRGPNGPNDPYGRPPPYDRGDFGPAGREMESARTPLSEAEFEEIMNRNRAISSSAISRAVSDASAADYGSAIETLVTAISLIKQSKVSADDRCKVLISSLQDCLHGIENKSYGSASSSAPKRRERSRERDHSRSREKSRRHKSRSRDRHEDYYRERSRERERHRGDRERERERDREREYRHR, encoded by the exons ATGGCTGACGGAGTTGATCACATCGACATCTACGCCGATGTTGAAGAGGATTTCAACCAG gaatcAGACTACCCTGCCCATGACCAGATAGACTTGTATGACGATGTTATCTCTCCTTCGGCCAATAATAACGGAGACGCACCTGAGGACCGGGACTACCTGGACAACCTACCCCCACCTGCTGGCTCCGAGGGGAACAAGAGCACCCCGCCCAACGTGGTTTACACGTACACTGGCAAGCGGATCGCCCTGTACATAGGCAATCTCACATGG TGGACAACAGACGAAGATTTGACAGACGCCATTGGATCAATAGGCATTAAGGATCTGCTGGAGATCAAGTTCTTTGAGAACAGAGCCAACGGCCAGAGTAAAGG GTTTGCCCTGGTGTGTGTGGGCTCAGACACGTCCTCTAGGAAGCTACTGGACCTGCTGGCTAAACGGGAGCTCCACGGACAGAACCCCATTGTTACCCCCTGCAACAAACAGTCCCTCAGCCAGTTCGAGATGCAGTCTCGGAAAA GTACATCGGGTGGGCAGATGTCCGGAGATGGGAAGGCGGGACCCCCCACCATGGGCCCCCGCGGTGGCTTCCCCATGGGCATGGGTAGGGGCCGAGGCCGCTTCCCCGGGCCTCCTGGTCCTGGAGGAGACCGCTTCCCTGGGCCCATCGGACCCGGAGGGCCCCCGCCTCACTTCCCAG GGTCGGGGATGAGGCCACCTGAACTCATTAACCATAGACACCAAGAAGGCCACCTGATGGATATGAATTTCAATTGCTTCCCGCCGGGACGTGATGGGAATTGGCGACCCAGAG GTGGTATGCAGGGCCCACCTCGACCCCCTCCTGGACCACTAGGTCCCCCTGGACCCCTAGGCCCCCCTCCCCCAGGACAGGGCCTCCCCCCTCCCATGCAAGGCCCCCCCAACCGTGGCGACCGCCCCCCACCCCCGGTCATGTTCCCCGGCCAGTTCGGCCAGCCCCCCATGGGTCCTCTCCCCCCTGGCCCTCCCCCACACGGCTTCGGCCCTCCTCCCGGCCCCCCACCTCCCCAACAGGGCCCTCCACCCCCGGGTCATTTCCCTCCTCGCCCCCCCGGGCCCCTTGGACCACCTCTGGCCCTCGCTCCCCCACCACACATGACTGGGCCCCGACCTGGAGGCCCCCCACCGGCTCCCCATGTCAACCCAGCGTTCTTCCCTCCTCCTGGGGGTCCTAACAACATGGGGGGCCCTCCTGGAGGAGACGGCAGGGGCCCCAACGGGCCCAACGACCCCTATGGACGGCCACCTCCGTATGACCGGGGAGACTTCGGCCCCGCCGGCAG GGAGATGGAGTCGGCGCGGACACCGCTGAGCGAGGCAGAGTTTGAGGAGATCATGAACCGGAACCGAGCCATCTCCAGTAGTGCCATCTCTAGGGCGGTGTCAGATGCTAGCGCTG ctGACTACGGCAGTGCCATAGAGACTCTGGTGACAGCCATCTCTCTGATCAAGCAGTCCAAGGTCTCTGCTGACGACCGTTGTAAAGTCCTCATCAGCTCTCTACAGGACTGTCTCCACGGCATCGAGAACAAGTCCTACGGCTCTGCCTCCAG TTCTGCCCCTAAAAGACGCGAGAGGTCGAGGGAGCGTGACCACAGCCGATCCCGGGAGAAGAGCCGGCGCCACAAGTCCCGTAGCCGCGACCGCCATGAGGACTACTACCGCGAACGCAGCCGGGAGAGAGAACGGCACCGCGGGGACAGAGAACGAGAACGTGAAAGAGACCGTGAGAGGGAGTACCGACATCGTTAG